Proteins co-encoded in one Octopus sinensis linkage group LG6, ASM634580v1, whole genome shotgun sequence genomic window:
- the LOC115213251 gene encoding uncharacterized protein LOC115213251, whose protein sequence is MVTVHNRFAELSTNRDTVTEQYGKIVQSNEEVAAKLIPIKKRMKQRKLADDPRLEKACSELEVAFSNYQKTANNDTKQTFQRKKEDLKQVYQEKLDEMISQVENADTKCKHRESWRLINSIKQGIIKGKSKDEGIKKWSTHFYELLGKELEVDSETENEELAKILDGLQIEDGDFTKQEIERATSNLKEGKQTGPDNIPPEVLKICDLDNIILEFANKLLNDNVKPEQWSKIDSLPLPKTGDLSDTGNYRGISLSTIVAKMDNKMILN, encoded by the coding sequence ATGGTTACAGTGCATAACAGATTTGCTGAATTATCCACCAACAGGGATACTGTTACAGAGCAATATGGCAAGATTGTGCAATCAAATGAGGAAGTGGCAGCAAAACTGATACCAATAAAGAAGAGGATGAAACAAAGAAAGTTAGCTGATGATCCTAGGTTAGAAAAAGCATGCAGTGAATTAGAAGTGGCATTCAGCAACTATCAAAAAACTGCCAACAACGATACTAAACAAACTttccaaagaaagaaagaggatctAAAACAGGTGTACCAAGAGAAACTGGATGAAATGATCTCCCAGGTCGAAAATGCAGACACAAAGTGTAAGCACAGAGAAAGTTGGAGGTTGATTAACTCCATCAAGCAGGGAATCATCAAAGGGAAATCAAAGGACGAGGGAATCAAAAAGTGGTCCACTCATTTCTACGAATTACTTGGGAAGGAACTAGAAGTTGACagtgaaacagaaaatgaagaattagcaaaGATACTTGACGGTTTGCAAATTGAAGATGGAGACTTcacaaaacaagaaatagaaagagcTACAAGTAAcctgaaagaaggaaaacaaactgGTCCTGACAACATCCCACCAGAAGTACTAAAAATATGTGATTTAGACAACATTATCCTTGAATTTGCGAACAAACTACTAAATGACAATGTGAAGCCAGAACAATGGTCTAAGATAGACTCGCTACCACTGCCCAAAACTGGAGACCTGAGTGATACTGGGAATTACAGAGGGATCAGTCTGTCTACCATTGTTGCAAAAATGGACAACAAGATGATACTTAACTGA
- the LOC115213496 gene encoding sec1 family domain-containing protein 2 produces the protein MNTLSANADNLWSTLCIKLKHSVVFIDNVSSEILHWNGGLTRLVKAGVNDVREFSSFERALPSQKKGVFIVSSLLQNVTAAVIQDIVQSSQFQYVIIITTVSPYTHALCKSSSQGADLPNSAGQQIFHQFEDNVLEWLGNVNYTVDITHVPLSTITVGENLFINPAYTEMFPLSKADVKEIDLRIRAARPEKTTSCLPDLEISQLPRNLQTLYKMFVSSFNDILEQLSVKEDIYSIGHTSRCIAMELENYGPAKSRRKNCASKASVIFVDRSLDIVGAVGHQTETLFDKILSILPSLPGHIIDRNINMESMRPDSNVSEKPVSSDEPAIAPGCLVSAYDEHERDLINILIKNNQKEAMSEINTSILQAAVEEKLPVKVAVNRNIVDSIKSILNLFKGRYDVIQKHLAAIQVALAAIQTSNHPSNSHFKHLQGMEKVILQTTAEKNVSPLSEISEILRMCQSERHKPHEGRLYSLDDIWCLLLYCYSLAGKDRYLWTKEEQGLQAGIVKEILIELKNLPPITKALVKDNHTEGTVSVIVQGVWEKLKGLGDAREDLKQFSSILKAGDESSPPHYKSILRQIVELVFDPNKVELVDVECKTGGLKDLLKTGFGLFMNISKPRPNDHPLLIIYVIGGITTTEVKQIKDMMASLKTDTKILFGSTQLVNPLSLAVSVLCENRMNPCI, from the exons ATGAACACCCTTTCAGCCAACGCAGACAATTTATGGTCGACACTTTGTATCAAATTGAAACATAGTGTTGTATTTATTGATAATGTATCTTCTGAAATCCTCCATTGGAATGGTGGCCTCACAAGACTTGTAAAAGCTGGAGTTAATGATGTTAGAGAGTTTTCTTCTTTCGAG AGAGCTCTTCCTTCTCAGAAGAAAGGTGTTTTCATTGTGAGCTCACTTCTCCAAAATGTAACGGCTGCTGTCATCCAAGATATAGTCCAATCCAGCCAATTTCAATATGTAATTATTATCACAACTGTCAGCCCCTATACTCATGCCCTGTGCAAAAGCAGTTCCCAGGGAGCTGATTTACCCAATTCAGCTGGACAACAAATATTTCACCAATTTGAAGACAATGTATTGGAGTGGCTTGGAAATGTT aatTATACAGTTGACATCACTCATGTTCCATTATCCACAATAACCGTGGGGGAAAACCTCTTTATAAACCCCGCATATACTGAAATGTTCCCTTTATCAAAAGCAGATGTGAAAGAGATTGATCTACGTATTCGAGCTGCAAGA ccagaGAAAACAACGAGCTGTCTTCCAGATTTGGAAATTTCACAGTTGCCAAGAAATTTACAAACATTGTACAAA ATGTTtgtgtcatcatttaatgacatTTTGGAACAACTCTCTGTAAAAGAAGACATCTATTCCATTGGACATACCAGTCGATGTATTGCTATGGAATTAGAAAACTATGGACCTGCAAAATCTCGAcgaaaa AATTGTGCCAGTAAAGCATCAGTTATTTTTGTGGATCGTTCTTTGGACATTGTTGGTGCTGTCGGTCATCAGACAGAAACTCTCTTTgacaaaatattgtcaattttacCTTCATTACCTGGACACATCATTGACCGTAATATAAACATGGAATCCATGAGGCCAGATTCAAA TGTTTCAGAAAAACCAGTATCTTCTGATGAACCTGCCATTGCTCCAGGATGTTTGGTTTCTGCTTATGATGAGCATGAAAGGGATCTCATTAATATTCTTATCAAAAATAATCAAAAG GAAGCAATGTCAGAGATTAACACCAGTATTCTTCAAGCTGCAGTGGAAGAAAAGCTCCCTGTTAAAGTCGCTGTGAATCGAAACATTGTTGACAGTATAAAATCAATACTTAATTTGTTCAA gGGAAGATATGATGTGATTCAAAAACATTTGGCAGCTATACAAGTTGCTTTGGCTGCTATACAAACGTCAAACCATCCATCTAATAGTCATTTTAAACATCTTCAAGGAATggaaaaagttattttacaaactaCAGCTGAAAAGAATGTTTCTCCTTTGAGTGAAATCTCTGAAATATTACGGATGTGTCAAAGTGAACGACATAAACCTCATGAAGGAAG ATTATACAGTCTAGATGACATATGGTGTCTCCttctttattgttattcattGGCTGGGAAAGATCGTTATTTATGGACAAAAGAAGAACAAGGCTTGCAG gCAGGCATAGTGAAAGAAATCCTTATAGAGTTGAAGAATTTACCTCCGATAACAAAAGCACTTG TTAAAGATAACCATACTGAAGGTACAGTGTCAGTGATAGTCCAAGGTGTGTGGGAAAAACTGAAAGGCCTTGGTGATGCAAGAGAAGACCTCAAGCAGTTCAG ttCTATTCTTAAGGCAGGAGATGAAAGCAGTCCCCCTCATTACAAATCCATCTTGAGACAAATAGTTGAATTAGTGTTTGATCCAAATAAAGTTGAATTGGTTGATGTTGAATGTAAAACTGGTGGCCTCAAAGATCTTCTGAAAACTGGTTTTGG gCTCTTTATGAATATCTCAAAGCCAAGACCCAATGACCATCCCCTCTTGATAATATACGTAATTGGAGGAATTACCACAACTGAAGTCAAACAAATTAAAGACATGATGGCATCTTTAAAGACAGATACAAAG